In Blautia sp. SC05B48, a single genomic region encodes these proteins:
- a CDS encoding EamA family transporter, giving the protein MWFVFALLSAVFAALTSILAKVGITGVNSNLATAIRTMVALVMAWGMVFLTNTQGGITAISKKSWLFLILSGLATGASWLCYYRALQIGDASKVVPIDKLSVVITLVLAFVFLHEKFTAKSLIGCILIGMGTLLMVL; this is encoded by the coding sequence ATGTGGTTTGTGTTTGCCTTGCTGTCTGCTGTATTTGCGGCGCTGACATCCATACTGGCAAAGGTAGGTATTACCGGTGTTAATTCGAATCTTGCAACAGCGATTCGAACGATGGTGGCGCTTGTCATGGCATGGGGAATGGTTTTTCTCACAAATACACAAGGTGGAATCACTGCGATCAGTAAAAAAAGCTGGCTGTTTCTGATACTTTCAGGTCTGGCAACAGGTGCCTCATGGTTATGTTATTATCGTGCTTTGCAGATAGGAGATGCATCTAAGGTTGTGCCGATAGACAAGCTGAGTGTTGTGATCACGCTGGTACTGGCATTTGTTTTTTTACACGAGAAATTTACAGCAAAATCGCTGATCGGATGTATTTTGATTGGTATGGGAACATTATTGATGGTTTTGTAA
- a CDS encoding bifunctional metallophosphatase/5'-nucleotidase: MKTRTKISARLLVIMLVATLLLPFTWNVPVEAAETKQIDVLFSHDTHSHLNSFSTIVDGEQKEVGGFARIKTLIDEKKQEDPDTLVLDGGDFSMGTLIQTVYDTEAAELRMLGCLGYDVTTLGNHEYDYRSKGLANMLEAAKDSGETVPALVVCNVDWDSMEQSGLSDGQKLIRSAFETYGVKDYVVVQKGDVKAAVVGVFGKDALECAPTCELKFKDPVEAVKQTVEEIRKNEKVDMIACVSHGGTWEDENKSEDEILAKEVPDIDLIISGHTHSELKEAIQHGNTYIVSCGEYGRNLGSLSLTQKQDGRWELTSYELIPVSEEVKPDQATQEQIDALMDTVDKNYLADFGYTREEVLAENDVEFNSLEEMGTIHEELNLGDIISDAYIYAVENSEYYDGDPVDVAVVPSGTVRDTYTKGDITVEDVFNSFSLGIGKDGVAGYPLISAYLTGKELKLAAEVDASVSDFMTTARLYCSGLNFAYNPHRMILNKVTDCYLTRADGERIEIQDDKLYHVVTDLYTGQMLGSVTKMSYGLLSLEPKDRDGNPIENLEDQAIMEGDRELKAWDAIARYMQSFEDTDGDGIANVPEYYETTHGRKVVEDSRNIIDLVKQPNKFSAMIAGICLIFIVIIVLVVFLIRRMIRRIKVRKGKKNSK; the protein is encoded by the coding sequence ATGAAAACACGAACGAAAATTTCAGCAAGGCTTCTGGTGATCATGCTTGTTGCCACATTACTGCTTCCCTTTACATGGAATGTTCCGGTGGAAGCAGCCGAGACAAAACAGATCGATGTTTTGTTCAGCCATGATACACATTCGCATTTGAACAGCTTTTCAACCATCGTAGATGGAGAACAAAAAGAGGTTGGCGGATTTGCAAGGATCAAAACCCTGATTGATGAAAAGAAGCAGGAAGATCCGGACACCCTGGTGCTGGATGGCGGTGATTTTTCCATGGGAACCCTGATCCAGACCGTATACGATACGGAGGCGGCAGAGCTTCGAATGCTGGGATGTCTGGGGTATGATGTGACGACTTTGGGGAATCATGAATATGATTATCGTTCAAAGGGACTGGCAAATATGCTGGAGGCTGCGAAGGATTCCGGTGAGACAGTACCGGCATTGGTGGTATGCAATGTGGACTGGGACAGCATGGAGCAGTCCGGATTAAGTGATGGACAGAAATTGATCCGATCAGCATTTGAAACCTACGGTGTGAAGGATTATGTGGTAGTTCAAAAGGGAGATGTAAAGGCTGCAGTAGTCGGTGTGTTCGGTAAGGATGCCCTGGAATGTGCACCGACCTGTGAATTAAAGTTCAAGGATCCGGTTGAGGCCGTAAAACAGACGGTAGAAGAGATCAGAAAAAATGAAAAAGTGGATATGATCGCCTGTGTGTCCCATGGAGGAACCTGGGAGGATGAGAACAAATCGGAGGATGAGATCCTTGCAAAAGAGGTGCCGGATATCGATCTGATCATCAGCGGACATACGCACTCAGAGCTGAAAGAGGCAATTCAGCATGGGAACACATATATCGTATCCTGCGGTGAATACGGAAGAAATCTGGGATCACTTTCCCTGACACAGAAGCAGGACGGACGGTGGGAGCTGACATCCTATGAGCTGATCCCTGTTTCTGAGGAGGTAAAACCGGACCAGGCGACACAGGAACAGATCGATGCCCTGATGGATACGGTGGATAAGAATTATCTTGCCGATTTTGGCTATACAAGAGAAGAGGTTCTTGCTGAAAATGATGTTGAATTCAACAGTCTGGAAGAAATGGGCACGATACACGAAGAGTTGAATCTTGGTGATATCATATCCGATGCATACATATATGCAGTGGAGAATTCCGAGTATTATGATGGTGATCCGGTTGATGTAGCCGTTGTTCCAAGCGGAACCGTGCGGGATACATACACAAAGGGCGATATCACAGTAGAGGATGTTTTTAATTCCTTTTCACTGGGGATCGGAAAGGACGGTGTTGCCGGATATCCGCTGATCAGTGCATACCTGACCGGAAAGGAGCTGAAGCTGGCAGCGGAGGTGGACGCTTCTGTATCGGATTTTATGACAACGGCAAGGTTATATTGCAGTGGGTTGAATTTTGCATACAATCCACATCGGATGATCCTGAATAAGGTGACAGATTGTTATCTCACCAGGGCAGACGGAGAGCGGATCGAGATCCAGGATGACAAACTGTATCATGTTGTGACAGATCTGTATACCGGCCAGATGCTTGGTTCTGTGACGAAAATGTCCTATGGACTGCTGTCTCTTGAACCGAAGGACAGGGATGGGAATCCCATTGAAAATCTGGAAGATCAGGCGATCATGGAGGGTGACAGGGAATTAAAGGCCTGGGATGCGATCGCAAGATATATGCAGTCCTTTGAGGATACAGACGGCGACGGAATTGCCAATGTGCCGGAATATTATGAGACGACACATGGACGTAAGGTTGTGGAGGACAGCAGAAATATCATTGATCTGGTGAAGCAGCCGAATAAGTTTTCGGCAATGATCGCAGGTATTTGTCTGATCTTTATAGTGATCATTGTGCTTGTGGTATTTCTGATCCGAAGGATGATCCGCAGGATCAAAGTCAGAAAAGGAAAGAAAAATTCAAAATAA